One Benincasa hispida cultivar B227 chromosome 5, ASM972705v1, whole genome shotgun sequence genomic window carries:
- the LOC120077476 gene encoding outer envelope pore protein 37, chloroplastic: MADFESSAPQPPNSNYLLSLPPSPSLDPPPPPIRPFFPFPKRPAIRVTSEFDSESSIFFHKVSCKLLDNLAKIKLSFQNNNKGQITDSQLQFRSKYLSIHYDPDEHNALLRSFIDVGPKLQFRAAHDIKAQQGELGVVAKIADPGYSLELSSPVPAIGMPRATFKFPMGEVSLEEREEEEVNRGMSINGVLKGQFLNGTCAAHYKDEELELRYSYKDEALSFIPKVSWPSNALSFAFKRRFGPSDKLSYWYDLDSNDWSAVYKHTYGKDLKLKAGYDTKERLSWASLWVGDEGGKAKTAPMKMKVQFMLQVPQDDIRSAALLFRVKKRWDI, translated from the exons ATGGCGGACTTTGAATCCTCCGCTCCTCAACCTCCCAATTCCAATTACCTTCTCTCACTTCCCCCGTCTCCATCTCTCgatcctcctcctcctccaaTTCGcccctttttcccttttcccaaGAGACCTGCCATTCGAGTCACTTCCGAATTCGACAGTGAATCCTCCATTTTCTTCCACAAGGTCTCATGCAAGCTCCTCGACAACCTCGCCAAGATCAAGCTCTCCTTCCAGAACAATAACAAGGGCCAAATCACCGATTCCCAGTTGCAATTCCGTTCCAAGTATCTCTCCATTCACTATGATCCTGACGAACACAATGCTCTCCTCCGTTCTTTCATCGATGTTGGCCCTAAGTTGCAATTCCGGGCTGCTCATGATATTAAG GCTCAACAAGGAGAGCTTGGTGTGGTTGCTAAAATTGCTGATCCTGGTTACTCCTTGGAATTGTCTTCACCTGTTCCTGCTATTGGAATG CCAAGAGCAACTTTTAAGTTTCCCATGGGTGAAGTTTCTTTGGAAGAAAGAGAAGAGGAGGAAGTGAACCGGGGAATGTCAATAAATGGTGTTCTTAAAGGGCAATTTCTGAATGGCACCTGTGCTGCTCACTATAAAGATGAAGAATTGGAACTGAGATACAGCTACAAG GATGAGGCACTTTCGTTTATTCCAAAAGTTTCTTGGCCTTCAAATGCATTGTCATTTGCATTCAAGCGTCGGTTTGGTCCTTCTGATAAATTGAG CTATTGGTATGATTTGGATTCTAACGACTGGAGTGCGGTGTACAAGCACACATATGGGAAAGATTTGAAACTTAAAGCTGGTTATGATACAAAGGAGCGACTCAGCTGGGCTTCTCTGTGG GTGGGAGATGAAGGCGGGAAAGCAAAAACAGCTCCAATGAAGATGAAAGTACAATTCATGTTACAAGTTCCACAAGATGACATTAGGTCTGCAGCTCTATTGTTCAGGGTCAAAAAGAGATGGGATATATGA